CATCGACGTCGGCTTGTGTCACCAACTCCATTTGGGATGCAATTTCTCGAAGCTCGTTTTGCATCTCTGCGTCATCCCTTCGAGGGGAGGATGACGACACGGGATCCATCTATGACTTCTACATGGATCACGACGAACATTTCACATTTAATATATAATTACTTGAATAGAAATGCTACAAATGCAGACTTCATAAGTACAATATGATTCAATATTactacaaaaaaatatataaagtaCAATATGATTCAAATTACAATTAAACCATAAATGAGAAATGCTACAGAATATATATAAAGTATATGCCATTCAAATTACAatacttgaaaaaaaaagaaataaataatattAGAGTGTACATTACACTATCATGAGCATATGGCTTTCAAATTAAAACTATCTTGAATAGAAATAATACAAATGCACATTATACAAATATCATGAGCATATGGCTTTCAAATTACAATTATCTTGAATAGAAATAATACAAATGCACATTATACAAATATCATGCATagaaataattataattatttctggaaaaccctaaaccctaaacaggggctgccagctgggccccactggtcagtgagAGGCCCAGCGCAGCCCCAGCTCCCGCACACCATGGGCacagccatggccatggccaggCACGATGGCGGCGGAGTTCAGCAGGTGCAGGGCAGGGAGgcatggcggcggtggggcggcgACAGCACCGCGCGGGCCCGCGCAGGGGTGCGCGGGCCCGCCCAGGGGCGGCCcgtggcgggggcgcgtggcggcgAGCAGCTGTGGCTGCGCCCCGGTGGCGGTGGAGCAAGAAGCCAGGGGGGAAATGGGttggggaggaagaggaggttaCGGGAAAGCTCATTGCGGGCTCGATTTGACGGAGAGCGGCCGGAGAACGGAGATTGACGAACGGGCGGCGCTCCGACGGAGGAGCAAAGGTGGCTTCGGCGGTGCAAGCCCCGATTCGGCCGGGGTAGGGCTCGGCCGAGTTCGGGGAGGGATGAAGGACCTCGAGCGCGAGGAAGAAGAGTGGGCCCATGGTCGAGGAGGGGGCcgcctgtgacaccctaggtgtctgcactgtagttgtgtatctattttatgcatcatgtgcttgattgc
This sequence is a window from Panicum virgatum strain AP13 chromosome 7K, P.virgatum_v5, whole genome shotgun sequence. Protein-coding genes within it:
- the LOC120639951 gene encoding uncharacterized protein LOC120639951; this encodes MAAEFSRCRAGRHGGGGAATAPRGPAQGCAGPPRGGPWRGRVAASSCGCAPVAVEQEARGEMGWGGRGGYGKAHCGLDLTESGRRTEIDERAALRRRSKGGFGGASPDSAGVGLGRVRGGMKDLEREEEEWAHGRGGGRL